In Aureibaculum algae, the following are encoded in one genomic region:
- a CDS encoding NAD-dependent epimerase produces the protein MINKKEKVLVTGAAGFIGYHLSKLLTKNGYDVVGIDNINDYYDQNLKYARLEDLGIARDKIADNVPVKGDITFVKLDLQDKENLMELFKREKFDFVVNLAAQAGVRYSIENPQTYIDNNITGFLNILEGCRNYPVKHLVYASSSSVYGLSEEIPFSVDSHTDHPMAIYAASKKANEMMAHSYSHLFGIPSTGLRFFTVYGPMGRPDMALYLFTKAIVEDKEFDVYNHGNMSRDFTYVADIVESIKRLLPLAPMANNPNFDPKKPKPSSSTAPYQLFNIGNNSPVQLMDFVKGVEKALNKKGKINLKPIQPGDVPSTYANVESLFDYIDFKPSTPIQEGIDAFVAKYLEMNT, from the coding sequence ATGATTAACAAAAAAGAAAAGGTCCTCGTAACCGGAGCAGCAGGCTTCATAGGCTACCATTTATCTAAATTATTGACAAAAAATGGGTATGATGTTGTTGGTATAGATAATATAAATGACTATTACGACCAAAACTTAAAATATGCGAGGCTTGAAGATTTAGGAATAGCACGAGATAAAATTGCAGACAATGTTCCGGTGAAAGGAGACATTACTTTTGTAAAGTTAGATTTACAAGACAAAGAAAATCTGATGGAACTTTTTAAGCGTGAAAAGTTTGATTTTGTGGTTAATTTAGCAGCTCAGGCTGGGGTGCGATATTCTATTGAGAATCCTCAAACCTATATAGACAATAATATTACTGGTTTTTTAAATATCTTAGAAGGTTGTCGGAATTATCCAGTAAAACATTTAGTCTATGCATCATCAAGTTCTGTTTATGGATTGAGTGAAGAAATTCCTTTTTCAGTAGATAGTCATACGGATCATCCTATGGCAATCTATGCGGCCAGTAAAAAAGCCAATGAAATGATGGCCCATTCGTATTCACATTTATTTGGAATTCCAAGTACAGGCTTACGTTTCTTTACCGTGTATGGCCCAATGGGAAGACCTGATATGGCGTTGTATTTATTTACTAAAGCAATTGTAGAAGACAAGGAGTTTGATGTATATAATCATGGAAACATGAGTAGAGATTTTACGTATGTAGCTGATATTGTAGAGAGTATTAAAAGATTACTACCCTTAGCTCCAATGGCTAACAATCCTAATTTTGACCCTAAAAAACCAAAACCATCTTCAAGTACAGCTCCTTATCAACTCTTTAATATTGGTAATAATAGTCCGGTTCAATTGATGGATTTTGTTAAAGGCGTAGAAAAGGCATTAAACAAAAAGGGTAAGATTAATTTAAAACCAATTCAGCCGGGTGATGTACCAAGTACCTACGCTAATGTTGAAAGTTTATTTGATTACATCGATTTTAAACCATCAACCCCCATTCAAGAAGGTATTGATGCCTTTGTGGCAAAGTATTTGGAAATGAATACATAA
- a CDS encoding polysaccharide biosynthesis/export family protein → MFIFLTCKIKDNRDFKIIFADKLKKLMLRTILIILSLGLLLSSCIPKKELTYFQGEPSANKEMYKILNEPYKLQVNDILDIKIKANDETLVALFNQSVSQNIGNAGQVNADQFYLSGYTIDRHGNIRIPYIGELNVLGYTEKEVREKMESELAKYFKDLDDVFITVKLAGIRFTVLGEVSRPGAIVLFQNQVNIVEAIASAGDIAITGDRKRVTIVRKQIDGTKKIRLDLTDINVFSSDDYYIQSNDVIYIEPLKQKSWGTGTTGVQTFTTIVSVLSFVTTTILLAKTL, encoded by the coding sequence ATGTTTATATTTTTAACCTGCAAAATTAAGGATAATAGAGATTTTAAAATTATATTTGCCGACAAGTTAAAAAAACTAATGCTACGTACCATTTTAATCATATTAAGTTTAGGTTTATTACTAAGTTCTTGTATTCCTAAAAAAGAATTGACCTATTTTCAGGGAGAACCTTCTGCGAATAAAGAAATGTATAAAATCTTAAATGAACCTTATAAACTGCAGGTTAATGATATTTTAGATATTAAAATAAAAGCCAATGACGAAACATTGGTGGCGTTATTTAATCAGTCTGTAAGTCAAAACATTGGTAATGCTGGTCAAGTGAATGCAGATCAATTTTATTTAAGTGGTTATACCATAGACCGTCATGGAAATATCAGAATTCCTTATATAGGTGAGCTAAATGTATTAGGGTATACGGAGAAAGAAGTGCGAGAGAAAATGGAGTCTGAATTAGCTAAGTATTTTAAAGATCTTGATGATGTTTTTATCACGGTTAAATTAGCAGGCATTCGTTTTACGGTATTGGGTGAAGTTTCAAGGCCAGGTGCAATAGTTTTATTTCAAAATCAAGTAAATATAGTGGAAGCCATTGCCAGTGCAGGTGATATAGCAATTACAGGTGACCGCAAAAGAGTAACCATTGTGAGAAAACAAATAGATGGTACCAAAAAAATAAGGTTGGATTTAACAGATATAAATGTTTTTTCTTCCGATGACTATTATATTCAATCGAATGATGTTATTTATATTGAACCCTTGAAACAAAAATCTTGGGGTACAGGTACTACCGGTGTACAAACCTTTACGACTATCGTATCTGTATTGTCTTTTGTGACCACCACTATTTTATTAGCTAAAACTTTATAA
- a CDS encoding polysaccharide biosynthesis tyrosine autokinase, whose protein sequence is MKQLDKFNLNVNDIKSFDIKEYIFKVLSHWKLFLVMLFLGVLIAFYVNKRAVRLYSLDSIITVKEEQNPLFNSSTNIAFNWGGPSDKVESIITILQSRTHNEKVVRKLEYYVNYLQDGSFRKEDVYGKVPFSISMDTLSYQLLNTPIKLEFLEDNEVMVSVDFEEEKFSLINYNSNVTESYHTNENKFSETFKINSIIKTPFSEFRITPKRVGANLENSTYYIVFSDFNGTVKKYQNIKVSSKKDGTSIIELVLTGANKKRIEDYINTSVSVLDIDQQKQKIEYALRTKRYIDTVFHDASTNLKKIEEDLGNFKQQSGVYDLSSQGQSLLDGVTELDRQQQEVNDRLQYYDSLEGYITSNDEIGQDIPAPVNLGIEDANITKNIVELVELSKQKKNLEQTVTPDYPPLKNIKDNIDITRNVVLENLSNLKSQTITNLNNIKRRMGTFNSRLNTLPKKEQGLIKYERNYNITATNYEYLKQKQYEAGTAIAANVSDIKILDKAKDVGQGPISPNTRFNYLVGALLGLGLPFIYILIREGLNNKIITVEEIEKTYKIPVLGVIGSGKIESYLAVFDSPKSSLSESFRALRSNIQFLFKKGGNSKTVVITSSVSGEGKTLCSINMASVFAMSDKKTILIGLDLRKPKLHDDFDVSNETGVVNYLIGQKELSEVIQTTRIPNLDIITSGPIPPNPSELLISDQAEEMMVYLKENYDYIIIDTPPVGLVADAIELFKYADAIMYIIRQNYTQRGMPKMIDDKYINGEVKNISYVLNDFKIKDTYGYGYGYGYGYGYGYGGYGKYNNGYHSNEKLHWLKKLFKK, encoded by the coding sequence ATGAAGCAATTAGATAAATTTAATCTTAATGTTAATGATATAAAATCTTTTGACATCAAGGAATACATTTTTAAAGTACTTTCACATTGGAAGCTGTTTTTAGTGATGTTATTTTTAGGAGTGCTTATTGCGTTTTATGTAAATAAACGGGCAGTACGTTTGTATAGCCTAGATAGTATTATCACCGTTAAAGAAGAGCAAAATCCGCTATTTAATTCGAGTACAAATATTGCCTTTAATTGGGGTGGGCCAAGTGATAAAGTGGAGAGTATCATTACCATATTACAATCGAGAACCCATAATGAAAAGGTGGTCAGAAAATTGGAGTACTACGTCAATTATTTGCAAGATGGGAGTTTTAGAAAAGAAGATGTATATGGCAAGGTGCCCTTTTCAATTTCAATGGATACGTTGAGTTATCAGCTTTTAAATACACCTATTAAATTGGAGTTCCTAGAAGATAATGAAGTGATGGTTTCTGTAGATTTTGAGGAAGAAAAATTTTCTTTAATTAATTATAATTCCAATGTCACGGAAAGTTACCATACAAATGAAAACAAATTTTCAGAAACATTCAAGATAAATAGTATAATAAAAACACCTTTTTCTGAATTTAGAATTACCCCGAAAAGAGTAGGTGCTAATTTGGAAAATTCTACTTATTATATCGTATTTTCAGATTTTAACGGAACGGTTAAAAAATATCAGAATATAAAGGTAAGTAGCAAAAAAGATGGTACTTCTATCATTGAATTGGTATTGACTGGTGCAAATAAAAAGAGAATTGAAGATTACATCAACACTTCCGTATCGGTGTTGGATATCGACCAACAAAAACAGAAAATTGAATATGCCCTGAGAACTAAAAGGTATATTGATACCGTTTTTCATGATGCGTCTACAAATCTTAAAAAAATTGAAGAAGACTTAGGGAATTTTAAACAACAAAGTGGGGTTTATGATTTAAGTTCACAGGGGCAAAGTCTATTAGACGGAGTTACTGAATTAGACAGGCAGCAGCAAGAAGTGAATGATCGGTTACAGTATTATGACAGTTTAGAAGGTTATATTACTTCTAATGATGAAATTGGGCAGGACATCCCCGCACCTGTAAATTTAGGTATTGAAGATGCCAATATTACCAAAAATATTGTAGAGTTAGTAGAACTGTCTAAACAAAAAAAGAACTTAGAACAAACGGTAACACCAGATTATCCTCCATTAAAAAATATTAAAGACAATATTGATATTACGCGTAATGTGGTGTTGGAAAATTTGTCTAATTTAAAAAGTCAAACCATAACTAACCTTAATAATATTAAACGCAGAATGGGGACGTTTAATTCTCGTTTAAATACCTTACCAAAAAAAGAACAAGGGTTGATTAAATATGAACGTAATTACAACATAACGGCTACTAATTACGAATATTTAAAACAAAAGCAATATGAAGCAGGTACGGCTATTGCAGCAAATGTTTCAGATATAAAAATATTAGATAAAGCAAAAGATGTAGGGCAAGGCCCTATTAGCCCAAACACTAGGTTTAATTATTTAGTGGGAGCCTTATTAGGGCTGGGCTTACCGTTTATTTACATTTTGATTAGAGAAGGTTTAAATAATAAAATAATAACAGTTGAAGAAATAGAAAAAACCTATAAAATACCAGTATTAGGAGTTATTGGGAGTGGTAAAATAGAGAGTTATTTAGCGGTGTTTGATAGTCCAAAATCATCGTTGTCTGAATCGTTTCGAGCCTTACGTTCTAATATCCAATTCTTATTTAAAAAAGGAGGAAACTCTAAAACGGTTGTTATTACTTCTTCCGTGAGTGGAGAAGGTAAAACTTTATGTTCAATCAATATGGCATCTGTTTTTGCCATGAGTGACAAAAAAACCATATTAATTGGATTGGACCTTAGAAAACCAAAATTACATGATGATTTTGATGTAAGTAATGAAACAGGTGTTGTTAATTATTTGATTGGTCAAAAAGAATTGAGCGAAGTAATCCAAACGACAAGAATTCCAAATTTAGACATTATCACTTCAGGTCCCATTCCACCGAATCCGTCTGAGTTATTGATTAGTGATCAGGCTGAAGAAATGATGGTGTATTTAAAAGAAAATTATGACTATATTATCATAGATACACCTCCGGTAGGTTTGGTAGCTGATGCTATAGAACTCTTTAAATATGCTGACGCTATTATGTATATCATCAGACAAAATTATACCCAACGAGGTATGCCTAAGATGATTGATGATAAATATATAAATGGTGAAGTAAAAAATATCAGTTATGTATTAAATGATTTTAAAATAAAAGACACTTATGGTTACGGCTACGGTTACGGCTATGGTTATGGATACGGTTATGGTGGTTATGGTAAATATAATAATGGTTATCATTCCAATGAAAAATTACATTGGTTAAAAAAGTTATTTAAAAAATAA
- a CDS encoding nucleotide sugar dehydrogenase, protein MKETKIAIIGLGYVGLPLAVEFAKKYQVVGFDINTKRINELRGNNDFTLETSSEELEGVNVTSLDGLKGSKTGLWLTDNLSDIEMANFYVVTVPTPVDKSNRPDLTPLYKASETVGNVLSKDDVVVYESTVFPGATEDECIPILEKVSGLVYNKDFYAGYSPERINPGDKLHTVTKILKVTSGSTPEIATYVDNVYKSIIVAGTHLAPSIKVAEAAKVIENSQRDINIAFVNELSKIFRLMGIDTLEVLEAAGTKWNFLPFRPGLVGGHCIGVDPYYLAQKAMELGYNPEIILAGRRLNDSMGPFVAQESVKMMIKKGIPIKGSNVLVLGITFKEDCPDIRNSRAIDIVREFESFEVNIDVYDPWATAAEVKHEYGIDLIVNESDIKKKYDGVIIAVSHKEFKVLDLSNYCADDHIVFDVKATLPKDKSDSRL, encoded by the coding sequence ATGAAAGAAACTAAAATTGCAATAATAGGTTTAGGATACGTAGGTTTACCATTAGCGGTAGAATTTGCAAAGAAATACCAAGTCGTAGGGTTTGATATCAATACTAAGAGAATTAATGAGTTAAGAGGAAATAATGACTTTACGTTGGAAACTTCTTCCGAGGAGCTAGAAGGGGTGAACGTTACTTCGTTGGATGGTTTAAAAGGTTCAAAAACGGGACTTTGGCTTACGGATAACCTTTCAGATATTGAAATGGCAAACTTTTATGTGGTTACGGTACCAACTCCAGTAGATAAGAGTAATAGACCTGACTTAACACCTTTATATAAAGCAAGTGAAACGGTAGGTAACGTATTGTCTAAAGATGATGTAGTGGTTTATGAATCAACCGTTTTTCCAGGAGCAACGGAAGATGAATGTATTCCAATTTTAGAAAAAGTTTCAGGCTTAGTTTATAATAAAGACTTTTATGCTGGGTATTCACCAGAAAGAATAAATCCGGGAGATAAATTACATACGGTTACTAAAATTTTAAAAGTGACTTCTGGCTCAACACCAGAAATTGCGACCTATGTAGATAATGTCTATAAATCGATTATTGTTGCCGGAACGCATTTAGCCCCATCTATTAAAGTGGCTGAAGCGGCTAAAGTAATAGAAAATTCACAACGCGATATCAATATAGCATTTGTGAATGAGTTGTCTAAAATATTTCGATTAATGGGTATTGATACACTAGAAGTGTTAGAGGCGGCCGGAACAAAATGGAATTTCTTACCATTTAGACCGGGCTTAGTAGGAGGGCATTGTATTGGTGTAGACCCCTATTATTTAGCTCAAAAAGCCATGGAATTAGGATATAATCCTGAAATTATATTAGCGGGTAGACGCTTAAATGACAGTATGGGACCTTTTGTAGCACAAGAGTCTGTAAAAATGATGATTAAAAAAGGAATCCCTATCAAAGGATCTAATGTATTGGTATTGGGAATTACTTTTAAAGAAGACTGTCCTGATATTAGAAATTCAAGAGCCATTGATATTGTTCGCGAATTTGAATCATTTGAAGTAAATATAGATGTTTATGATCCTTGGGCTACTGCTGCAGAAGTTAAACATGAATATGGAATTGATTTAATCGTCAATGAAAGTGATATTAAGAAAAAATATGATGGTGTAATAATAGCCGTTTCTCATAAGGAATTTAAAGTGTTAGACCTTTCAAATTATTGTGCAGATGATCATATTGTTTTTGACGTAAAAGCAACATTACCGAAGGATAAGTCGGATAGTAGGTTGTAA
- a CDS encoding KdsC family phosphatase: MSNSKSKTPNFKLPTSSFPLLTSNIKLFITDIDGVWTDGGMYYDTTGNEWKKFNTSDSAGVLFLRLLEIPTAIITGENTQIVQRRADKLKIEDCFLGIKDKVNVAEKLLKKYKLEWSEVAYIGDDINDIKLLRKVGLSACPDNAPDYIKSEVTVVLAKNGGEGVFREFVEKYLGDKKLLTKAIDLFLQDKSKLNQ, from the coding sequence ATGAGTAACTCAAAATCAAAAACACCCAACTTCAAGCTTCCAACTTCAAGCTTCCCACTTCTCACTTCAAACATAAAACTCTTCATAACTGACATTGATGGCGTTTGGACCGATGGCGGTATGTACTACGATACAACGGGTAATGAATGGAAAAAATTCAATACCTCTGATAGTGCTGGAGTTCTTTTTTTGAGATTGTTAGAAATTCCAACAGCCATAATTACTGGAGAAAACACACAAATAGTGCAACGTAGAGCAGATAAGTTAAAAATTGAAGATTGTTTTTTAGGAATAAAAGATAAAGTGAATGTTGCTGAAAAGTTATTAAAAAAATACAAGCTAGAGTGGTCAGAAGTGGCGTATATAGGTGATGACATAAATGATATTAAACTACTCAGAAAAGTAGGCTTAAGTGCTTGCCCTGATAATGCACCAGACTATATAAAATCTGAAGTCACTGTAGTTTTAGCAAAAAATGGAGGAGAGGGTGTTTTTAGAGAATTTGTTGAAAAATATTTAGGGGATAAAAAGCTGCTAACTAAAGCAATTGATTTATTTTTACAAGATAAAAGTAAATTAAATCAATAA
- a CDS encoding ABC transporter substrate-binding protein: protein MKIIKSLLFLSTVVLFIACKQEQKPSPKINTNTSVTYAQGFDIQYFDGFKKLIIKTPYPNAEEALEYLIIPKGNNIPDSLKTLKIIRTPVEKVVVTSTTHIPMLELLGEEDALIGFPNLKYISSSKTRNRIDLNLITELGNEESINTEILLDIAPELLIGFSMSNNNKMFNTIEKAGIPVVLNGDWLEETPLGRAEWIKFFAVFFDKEKEADSIFTAIEADYKDAVAIATKATTKPSILSGVLYKDVWNLPAGESFVAKFLKDANTNYLWADTKGKGSLSLSFESVYDKGQHAELWIAPGHYSSLEQLEQANEHYVKFDAFKNNKVFSFTQKKGAAGGALYYELAPVQPHIVLKDIIKITHPDLLPTYEPVYLQKLN, encoded by the coding sequence ATGAAAATTATTAAATCACTACTGTTTCTTAGTACAGTCGTTCTATTTATCGCTTGTAAACAAGAGCAAAAGCCTTCACCTAAAATAAATACAAACACTTCAGTTACGTACGCTCAAGGATTTGATATACAGTATTTTGATGGTTTTAAAAAATTAATCATTAAAACCCCATACCCCAATGCAGAAGAAGCTTTGGAGTATCTCATTATTCCAAAAGGAAACAATATACCTGATAGTTTAAAAACACTTAAAATAATTAGAACCCCTGTTGAGAAAGTCGTCGTTACTTCTACTACTCATATTCCTATGTTAGAGTTATTAGGAGAAGAAGATGCATTAATTGGTTTTCCTAATTTAAAATACATTTCTTCTTCCAAAACCCGTAATAGGATTGATTTAAATCTAATTACTGAACTGGGTAATGAAGAAAGTATCAATACAGAAATTTTATTAGATATAGCCCCTGAACTTTTGATTGGTTTTTCAATGAGCAATAACAATAAAATGTTCAATACCATTGAAAAAGCTGGAATTCCCGTTGTATTAAATGGTGATTGGTTAGAAGAAACACCACTAGGTAGAGCAGAATGGATTAAATTTTTTGCGGTATTTTTCGATAAAGAAAAAGAAGCAGACAGTATTTTCACGGCTATTGAAGCAGATTATAAAGATGCAGTCGCCATAGCAACAAAAGCGACGACAAAACCATCCATCCTCTCTGGTGTACTTTACAAAGATGTATGGAATTTACCTGCTGGCGAAAGTTTTGTAGCAAAATTCTTAAAAGATGCCAACACCAATTACCTTTGGGCAGATACAAAAGGAAAAGGAAGTTTATCACTCAGTTTTGAATCTGTTTATGATAAAGGTCAACATGCTGAATTATGGATAGCTCCAGGTCATTATTCTAGCTTAGAGCAGTTAGAACAAGCCAACGAGCATTATGTGAAATTTGATGCTTTTAAGAACAATAAGGTATTTTCCTTTACTCAGAAAAAAGGGGCAGCAGGCGGAGCATTGTATTACGAATTGGCTCCCGTGCAACCTCATATTGTTTTGAAAGACATTATTAAAATTACACATCCTGATTTATTACCTACCTATGAACCTGTATATCTACAAAAATTAAATTGA
- a CDS encoding N-acetylneuraminate synthase family protein, which produces MKVRAIIQARMLSKRLRGKSLMSVNEIPLLYRVINSVKNLDFIDEIMVATTDLIADDPLEAAVKELDVSIFRGDALDVLNRFVEASNDLNEHDVIVRFTADNPLYTSEISKLAFQSHVEGKVDYTHVDGLSHIVPEFFNVGAIREAQELTRSSFDREHVTPFFRKNPNSFAILELPNDFKGLRPDLDAYLTIDTNDQLNAFEEMLTATKFDIKELSLKELYTYLDGIKHTPKATKQRIKLDKTWVGEEYPTYIIAEIGQNHNGEVRLAKKLIDMSVDAGASAVKFQKRDIPSELTKEAFDKPYDNPNSFGVTYGEHRMFLELDEAQHLELKEYASAKGITYFCTPCDVPSVDLLERIDCPFYKIASRDLTNIPLLEALGKTGKPVIISTGMASIEDIDAGIEALQLGKDKLMILQCTSQYPCALENVNLKVMDTLKERYGLITGFSDHTSGVVVSTAAAVMGAAIIEKHVTLDRTMKGTDQPGSLERSGLNKLVEYIRATEIAIGDGLKEVNPATAAAKVKLARSVTSKVDIKKGDVLTDEMICLKSPGDGIKWNDRAIIVGKKAIKNIEADVTLTVEDFE; this is translated from the coding sequence GTGAAAGTAAGAGCCATTATTCAAGCAAGAATGCTTAGTAAAAGATTACGAGGAAAATCTTTAATGTCAGTTAATGAAATCCCATTACTTTATAGAGTAATAAATTCTGTAAAAAACCTTGATTTTATAGATGAAATTATGGTAGCTACCACAGATTTAATTGCTGATGACCCTCTAGAAGCGGCAGTTAAAGAATTAGATGTTTCAATTTTTAGAGGAGATGCCTTAGATGTATTGAATCGTTTTGTTGAAGCAAGTAATGATTTAAATGAGCATGATGTTATAGTTCGTTTTACGGCTGACAATCCTTTGTATACTTCAGAAATTTCCAAATTGGCCTTCCAAAGTCATGTGGAAGGAAAAGTAGATTACACTCATGTTGATGGCTTATCGCATATTGTTCCTGAATTTTTTAATGTAGGTGCCATTCGCGAAGCACAAGAGTTAACGAGATCATCTTTTGATAGAGAACACGTAACTCCCTTTTTTAGAAAGAATCCTAATTCCTTTGCTATTTTAGAATTACCTAATGATTTTAAAGGCTTGCGTCCTGATTTAGATGCGTATTTAACTATTGATACAAATGATCAACTAAATGCATTTGAAGAAATGCTGACCGCTACTAAATTTGATATAAAAGAGCTTAGTTTAAAGGAGCTGTATACCTATTTAGATGGAATAAAACATACGCCAAAAGCTACAAAACAAAGAATTAAATTAGACAAAACTTGGGTAGGAGAAGAATATCCTACCTATATCATTGCAGAGATAGGTCAAAACCATAACGGAGAAGTTCGGTTAGCTAAAAAGTTAATTGATATGTCCGTTGATGCAGGAGCAAGTGCTGTAAAATTTCAAAAAAGAGACATTCCTTCTGAGTTAACAAAAGAAGCTTTCGATAAACCTTATGATAACCCAAATTCTTTTGGGGTAACCTACGGAGAACATAGAATGTTTTTGGAGTTAGATGAAGCACAGCATTTAGAATTAAAAGAATATGCCTCTGCAAAGGGGATCACTTACTTTTGTACGCCCTGTGATGTACCCTCAGTAGATTTGTTAGAGCGTATCGATTGTCCTTTTTACAAAATAGCATCAAGAGATTTAACGAATATACCGTTATTAGAAGCCTTAGGTAAAACAGGTAAACCTGTAATCATATCAACAGGTATGGCGAGTATTGAAGATATAGATGCTGGTATAGAGGCATTGCAATTGGGTAAGGATAAATTAATGATTTTGCAATGTACGTCTCAATACCCATGTGCATTAGAAAATGTGAATCTTAAAGTAATGGATACACTGAAAGAACGTTACGGATTAATTACCGGATTTTCTGACCATACATCAGGTGTTGTTGTTTCGACGGCTGCTGCTGTTATGGGGGCTGCGATAATTGAAAAACACGTTACTTTAGATAGAACCATGAAAGGTACAGATCAACCGGGGTCACTTGAAAGATCAGGACTTAATAAATTGGTTGAATACATTAGAGCTACTGAAATTGCTATAGGAGACGGACTGAAAGAGGTAAACCCTGCCACGGCAGCTGCTAAAGTTAAATTAGCGAGAAGTGTTACTAGTAAAGTTGATATCAAAAAAGGAGATGTACTAACGGATGAAATGATCTGTTTAAAATCACCCGGAGATGGAATCAAATGGAATGATAGAGCTATAATTGTAGGTAAAAAAGCGATAAAAAATATTGAAGCAGATGTAACGCTTACGGTTGAGGACTTTGAATAA
- a CDS encoding O-methyltransferase produces MLFQIKYFFNFLFKSTNQHGVHSPFVFKLLTDCFYDKTEKPWYSKLRDYRHSLVKNNASITVKDFGAGSKALDKKERKVTDIAKNAGITLKRAQLLGRLVAYFDIQHTLEIGTSLGISTAAMRMAKSTHSITTLEGCPNTAQIAIDSFETFGLKNIDLEIGSFAETLPNVLKNNTFDLIYFDGNHQKQATIDYFLACLPHIHNESVFIFDDIYWSKGMSEAWKYIKNHASVTVSIDTFYWGIVFFRKEQEKEAFVVRV; encoded by the coding sequence ATGCTATTTCAAATTAAATATTTTTTTAACTTTTTATTTAAATCGACAAATCAACATGGGGTGCATTCTCCTTTTGTTTTTAAGTTGTTAACGGATTGTTTTTACGATAAAACAGAGAAACCTTGGTATTCAAAATTACGTGATTATAGACATTCTTTAGTAAAGAATAACGCCAGTATCACGGTTAAAGATTTTGGAGCAGGTTCAAAAGCCTTGGATAAAAAGGAACGAAAAGTCACAGATATTGCAAAAAATGCAGGTATCACCCTAAAAAGAGCACAATTATTAGGAAGACTCGTAGCTTATTTTGATATTCAACACACTTTAGAAATTGGAACTTCATTAGGGATTTCAACGGCAGCGATGCGAATGGCAAAGTCAACTCATTCAATTACGACCTTAGAAGGTTGCCCTAATACCGCTCAAATTGCAATAGATAGTTTTGAAACATTTGGGTTAAAAAATATTGACCTCGAGATCGGAAGCTTTGCTGAGACCTTACCTAACGTGTTAAAAAATAACACCTTTGACCTTATCTATTTTGACGGAAACCATCAGAAACAAGCCACCATCGATTATTTTCTAGCCTGTTTACCACATATCCATAATGAATCTGTCTTTATATTTGATGATATTTATTGGAGCAAAGGCATGTCAGAAGCGTGGAAATATATTAAAAACCACGCAAGTGTTACCGTTAGTATAGATACTTTTTATTGGGGCATTGTATTCTTTAGAAAAGAACAAGAGAAAGAGGCTTTTGTGGTGAGGGTTTAG
- a CDS encoding GIY-YIG nuclease family protein — MNIGTKEIHSYHVYIITNKNKTVLYIGVTNYLAKRLFQHSENIKLNKKSFASKYNCEYLIYFEKFTWIQEAIGREKEIKGWSRSKKETLIKTINKNMEFLNDLFPYQS; from the coding sequence ATGAACATCGGTACTAAAGAAATTCACTCATACCATGTGTACATAATTACAAACAAAAACAAAACCGTTCTTTACATAGGGGTAACAAATTATTTGGCAAAACGATTATTTCAACATTCAGAAAATATTAAATTAAATAAAAAATCGTTCGCCTCAAAATACAATTGTGAATATTTGATATATTTCGAGAAGTTTACTTGGATTCAAGAAGCAATTGGAAGAGAGAAAGAAATAAAAGGTTGGAGTAGGAGTAAAAAAGAGACATTAATAAAGACAATTAATAAAAATATGGAATTTTTAAATGATTTGTTTCCGTATCAATCGTAA
- a CDS encoding four helix bundle protein, producing the protein MEAQFKFEKLIIWQRAMDFGEEIQQIERDFPKKEIYNLSSQICRAADSIALNISEGAILQSKLEFKKFMGYSIRSLAEVVSCLHKAKRREYITEKQFKDLYEESFNIMNMMISFRSKIR; encoded by the coding sequence ATGGAGGCACAATTTAAATTTGAAAAGCTTATAATTTGGCAAAGAGCTATGGATTTTGGTGAAGAAATTCAACAAATAGAGCGGGATTTTCCTAAAAAAGAAATTTATAATTTATCTTCACAAATATGTCGGGCAGCTGATTCCATAGCATTGAACATATCTGAGGGGGCGATTTTACAATCAAAACTTGAATTCAAAAAATTTATGGGTTATTCTATTCGCTCTTTGGCTGAAGTAGTGAGTTGTTTACATAAAGCAAAAAGACGAGAATATATTACTGAAAAGCAATTTAAAGATTTATATGAAGAATCATTTAATATTATGAATATGATGATTTCTTTTAGAAGTAAAATTAGATAG